From the genome of Drosophila melanogaster chromosome 2L, one region includes:
- the CG32984 gene encoding uncharacterized protein gives MMLKMKTFTSVSYKKCILCIFILFLLIVWKITSYGVNDVLTIKYNENQKRFYVNSSNCQMAYVEPFNAEFTKLYTPKNFTRCSNQSDLVTVHFDSILKQYVLHVDEEVLHKLSQSKSNKFACFYQNITYGQSADHYDRMGKKTKFTHDYVVPLNVQGMLVECRSGDEKRILQEDAFSFVQYQKTSPNLDIDRKASVIMYGIDTVSRTNLRRLMPVVFGFLKSPGWYEMMGYNKVADNTYPNIFSILTGYSPNSAKNQICDTTQPGCLDKIPFIWKDMKKNGYLTAYAEDTVFSNIFNYMKPGFLSRPTDYYFRPLLDALEKETIKLYCPGCKMVYCLGRRLANSYIFDYCRQFMQRYVADRPIWGFFWSNHISHDDFSMLSAMQHKIVGDLLNFEKDGSFEHTIMIFFSDHGSRFGPLMRTRESFLEERQPIMFIYLPPWFREKYPRYVEALAQNQNRLSSNFDIYNTLKHIINIEGLVEDTKWSYDCPQCQSLFYELPESRSCSEAAIPEAYCTCHNYEEVQEDHGTWRMAELVVDRINQFLQYHNLQNLCSSLTLKLVNITEVRITESDEHVSLGKGLRHYHTKFQVHQNLAEFFATVLYDRKTEELQINVELISRINIYRPDASCLDDNIQKLFCICLSKLRNNEST, from the exons ATGATGTTGAAAATGAAGACTTTTACTTCGGTGtcatataaaaaatgtattttgtgcatatttattttgttcctCTTAATTGTGTGGAAGATAACGTCTTACGGGGTGAACGATGTGCTGacaattaaatacaatgaaaaccaaaaacgTTTCTATGTAAATAGCTCAAATTGTCAAATGGCTTACGTGGAGCCCTTTAATGCCGAGTTCACAAAATTGTACACGCCAAAAAACTTCACACGTTGCTCCAATCAAAGTGATCTGGTTACAGTACACTTTGATTCCATTTTAAAACAGTATGTCCTGCATGTGGATGAGGAAGTGCTTCACAAGTTGTCGCAGTCAAAGAGCAATAAATTTGCTTGCTTCTATCAGAACATTACCTACGGACAGTCCGCGGATCACTACGATAG GATGggaaaaaaaactaaattcaCTCACGACTATGTAGTACCCTTGAATGTCCAAGGAATGCTGGTGGAGTGTAGGTCAGGGGACGAGAAGCGCATCCTGCAAGAGGACGCTTTCTCTTTTGTACAATACCAGAAGACTTCTCCGAACTTGGATATAGATCGAAAGGCTAGTGTAATAATGTACGGCATAGATACAGTCTCTCGCACGAATCTTCGACGGCTGATGCCCGTGGTGTTCGGGTTTCTAAAGTCTCCAGGATGGTACGAAATGATGGGCTATAATAAG GTAGCTGATAATACGTATCCGAACATATTTTCCATCCTAACAGGATACTCCCCAAATTCGGCGAAAAATCAAATATGCGATACAACTCAACCAGGATGTTTAGATAAAATACCCTTCATATGGAAGGATATGAAAAAGAACGGCTATTTAACAGCCTACGCGGAGGATACAGTGTTTagcaatatttttaattatatgaaACCAGGATTTTTGAGTAGGCCCACAGACTACTACTTTCGTCCCCTTTTGGATGCCCTGGAAAAGGAAACTATTAAACTGTATTGTCCAGGTTGTAAAATGGTATATTGCCTGGGTCGTCGACTTGCCAATAGCTATATCTTCGATTACTGCCGCCAGTTTATGCAACGCTATGTGGCCGATCGTCCCATTTGGGGCTTTTTTTGGTCAAATCACATCAGTCACGATGACTTTTCTATGCTCTCGGCCATGCAACACAAAATCGTTGGCGACCTGCTTAATTTCGAGAAGGATGGATCATTCGAGCATACGATTATGATATTCTTCTCGGATCACGGATCTCGCTTTGGTCCCCTAATGAGGACGAGGGAATCGTTTCTGGAGGAGAGACAACCCATAATGTTTATTTACTTACCACCCTGGTTCCGTGAGAAATATCCCCGATATGTGGAGGCTCTGGCCCAGAATCAGAATCGGTTGAGTTCCAATTTCGACATCTACAATACCTTGAAACACATTATAAACATTGAAGGATTGGTGGAGGATACCAAGTGGTCCTACGACTGCCCCCAGTGTCAGTCGCTATTCTACGAATTGCCAGAAAGTCGAAGCTGCTCAGAGGCTGCCATACCGGAGGCTTACTGTACCTGCCACAACTACGAGGAAGTCCAGGAGGACCACGGGACGTGGCGCATGGCCGAACTGGTGGTCGATCGCATTAACCAATTCCTTCAATATCATAACCTACAGAATCTATGTAGCAGTCTCACCCTGAAGTTAGTCAACATCACCGAAGTAAGAATAACAGAGAGCGACGAACACGTAAGTCTGGGAAAGGGATTGCGACATTATCATACCAAATTCCAGGTTCATCAGAATTTGGCTGAGTTCTTTGCCACCGTTCTCTACGACAGAAAAACCGAAGAGCTTCAGATCAATGTGGAACTAATCAGCCGAATTAATATATACAGACCGGATGCGAGCTGTTTAGACGATAATATTCAAAAGTTATTCTGCATATGCCTATCAAAGTTAAGAAACAATGAAAGCACATGA
- the CG18088 gene encoding uncharacterized protein, isoform A: protein MELRICSSYSLYKFLALCCFLTIVLFLIYSSNTSSNTNHDLYPPTTRFSRVSVKAEPQKFFVKTSKCHIPYVDPFNDEAMELYKPQTLITCSNETDLISTTYNEIIKRHILHIDDEVAQKLLNFTDKDYNCFYREIKYGKIADTYDNLKAKKYFTSGYEVPVHVEGMIVECQTADDPIVVLQKDAFAFIQHRPLPKDSIRPRAARKPSVIMYGIDSLSRINLRRTMPKVFNFLQGPGWYEMQGYNKVADNSFPNILAILSGYSASTAKENVCDTDKQGCLDEMPMIWKYFKNASYLTGYAEDESNSNHFNYLKPGFSKKPMDYYFRPLLRALESEMDVYRLPEHDYMRYCLGRRIANRYIYDYGLQFTKRFVHDRPIWGMFWSNHFSHDDPFMPSAMQEKVLGDLIDMHADGQFEEMIMIFFADHGTRFGDLTYLKEGFLEERLPMMFIYLPPWFRETYPSYVRALELNQHRLSSNFDLHNTLKHIIEIGGTPDGRELPKSFDCPTCQSLFYPLPEGRTCSEAGIEEHWCTCEPYKIISGQDWTTPIAHSVIDRMNEYFVQKNLTSLCSNLTLNYVHKTEIKTGLNIDWHQTLMESETAVYRIKFKVKQNSADFQATVVYHNSTQNAQVNVEKISRTNSYKEDSTCIDDKLAKLYCICFSDLH from the exons ATGGAGTTGAGAATTTGTTCCAGCTATTCGCTCTACAAGTTTCTCGCCCTGTGCTGCTTTTTGACCATCGTGCTTTTTCTAATATATTCATCGAATACTTCTTCGAATACAAATCATGATTTATATCCGCCTACTACGCGATTTTCTCGAGTTTCGGTAAAGGCTGAACCGCAGAAATTCTTTGTGAAAACATCCAAGTGCCATATACCCTATGTGGATCCTTTCAACGACGAAGCCATGGAGTTGTACAAACCGCAAACACTAATCACCTGCTCGAATGAGACCGATCTCATATCAACAACATACAATGAAATTATCAAACGGCATATTCTGCACATCGACGATGAAGTCGCTcaaaaattgcttaatttcaCAGACAAGGACTATAATTGCTTTTACCGCGAAATCAAATATGGAAAGATTGCAGATACCTACGACAA TCTCAAggccaaaaaatatttcacgaGTGGTTACGAGGTGCCAGTTCATGTGGAGGGAATGATCGTCGAGTGCCAGACGGCTGATGATCCGATAGTTGTCCTTCAGAAGGACGCCTTCGCCTTCATCCAGCATCGGCCGTTGCCCAAGGACTCCATAAGACCCAGGGCAGCTCGGAAGCCAAGCGTGATAATGTACGGTATCGACTCTCTTTCCCGAATAAACTTAAGACGCACTATGCCCAAGGTTTTTAACTTTCTACAGGGCCCAGGATGGTACGAGATGCAAGGATACAATAAG gTTGCCGACAACTCATTCCCCAACATACTCGCTATTCTCAGTGGATATTCAGCTAGTACGGCTAAGGAAAATGTCTGCGATACGGATAAACAGGGCTGCCTGGACGAGATGCCAATGATATGGAAGTATTTCAAGAATGCCAGCTATTTGACAGGATACGCGGAGGACGAGAGTAACTCGAATCATTTCAACTACCTAAAGCCCGGCTTTTCCAAAAAGCCGATGGACTATTACTTTCGCCCATTGCTTAGAGCACTGGAGTCCGAAATGGATGTGTACCGATTGCCGGAACATGACTACATGCGATACTGTTTGGGTCGCCGGATAGCGAATCGTTATATCTACGACTATGGCCTACAGTTCACGAAGCGTTTTGTTCACGATCGACCAATTTGGGGAATGTTTTGGTCGAATCACTTCAGTCACGATGATCCCTTTATGCCATCAGCAATGCAGGAAAAGGTGCTGGGAGATTTGATCGATATGCATGCGGATGGGCAATTCGAAGAAATGATAATGATATTTTTCGCCGACCACGGAACCAGATTTGGCGATTTGACCTATCTGAAGGAGGGCTTTCTGGAGGAGCGGCTGCCCATGATGTTTATATATCTGCCCCCGTGGTTTCGTGAAACATATCCATCTTATGTAAGGGCACTGGAGTTGAATCAGCACAGGCTTAGTTCCAACTTTGATCTTCACAATACGCTGAAACATATCATAGAGATTGGAGGCACCCCAGATGGTCGAGAGTTACCCAAGTCCTTCGATTGCCCCACCTGTCAGTCGCTATTCTATCCCCTGCCGGAGGGTCGAACGTGTTCGGAAGCCGGCATTGAGGAGCACTGGTGCACCTGCGAACCCTACAAGATTATCTCGGGACAAGATTGGACGACTCCTATTGCCCACAGTGTGATCGATCGAATGAACGAGTATTTCGTTCAAAAGAACTTAACCAGTCTTTGCAGCAATCTGACGCTAAATTATGTGCATAAGACTGAGATAAAAACCGGTCTTAACATCGATTGGCACCAAACACTGATGGAATCGGAAACAGCGGTTTATCGTATTAAGTTTAAAGTGAAGCAGAATAGTGCTGACTTCCAGGCCACAGTGGTATACCATAATTCCACCCAAAATGCTCAAGTAAATGTGGAGAAAATCAGCAGAACGAATTCATACAAGGAAGACTCCACATGCATCGATGATAAGCTTGCAAAACtatattgtatttgctttagtGACCTCCACTGA
- the CG9541 gene encoding uncharacterized protein, isoform C — MGICLDTDASAAQDTGEPGNDWNLTRNRNGQNAGDLEAAAAAGRLGSTNVGAIDMQNAGKIKFDPPKVPVIFVLGGPGSGKVTHCDTFMQERRGVTHINMMDLLQQYAMGNDMQDFSQLSSKTVTEVLMLEMKMAPAAKAYLISGYPRSMRDVVEYSEKIQVVNGVILISWRQSVLQKQIDYGAKLGHVVLSLAKMELENFFKNVMPVADYFDQSDMLLAVNGERAPTEVYKDFRTAVLDILSTLENQEAVMNGVTEDNDVTNASETAGTVLARDLAIERMDGGPNGAVTALKTGTTSADDDSGVVVTQQPKLRQAAGPDESGSDLPPIIWVIGGPGSNKATLCLKAVGLNPGWAHISVGRLLRNITDSAPRANTESFAVKEALAAGDMAPEKSLNQLLETNLRQLRDRTGIIVDGYPRNLQQVKYFENKYKQRPPIILLDCSKLQLGRGRIDDTVSSFRRRLELFREQTLPMLKILDTSNRLQIVDGDTDSPSVQREFERLIRNHIQRLLNKTDDIDDSANLGNQMMRNEQTDAILHDLETNVPGAVPTISHHVSMMNGHLKNRGSAVGSGKPHGQMMNGHVPGRPGTGPVGQPAPVDFRHMLEEAERYPVDSYM, encoded by the exons ATGGGTATTTGTTTAGACACAG aTGCCAGCGCGGCACAAGATACCGGCGAACCAGGCAACGATTGGAATCTTACACGGAAtcgaaatggccaaaatgctgGCGATTTGGAGGCCGCTGCGGCGGCAGGACGATTGGGTTCTACCAATGTCGGCGCTATCGATATGCAAAATGCTGGAAAAATCAAATTCGATCCGCCCAAAGTGCCAGTGATATTTGTTTTAGGCGGCCCCGGTAGTGGCAAGGTCACCCATTGCGATACCTTCATGCAGGAGCGACGCGGTGTAACGCACATCAATATGATGGATCTCCTCCAGCAATATGCAATGGGCAATG ACATGCAAGACTTTTCACAACTGTCGTCGAAAACAGTCACTGAGGTGCTGATgttggaaatgaaaatggctcCAGCTGCCAAAGCATACCTGATATCGGGATATCCACGCTCCATGCGCGACGTTGTCGAGTATTCTGAAAAG ATTCAAGTCGTGAATGGCGTGATTCTTATATCCTGGCGCCAATCGGTTCTACAAAAGCAAATCGATTATGGGGCCAAATTAGGTCATGTAGTACTCTCCTTAGCCAAAATGGAATTagaaaatttctttaaaaatgtgATGCCAGTCGCCGATTATTTCGATCAGAGCGACATGTTGTTGGCC GTAAATGGCGAACGTGCGCCCACAGAGGTATACAAAGACTTTCGCACCGCCGTCCTCGATATACTGAGCACCCTCGAGAACCAAGAGGCCGTTATGAATGGAGTTACAG AAGACAACGACGTTACCAATGCCTCGGAAACTGCGGGAACAGTTTTGGCCAGAGATTTGGCGATCGAACGGATGGATGGTGGGCCAAATGGAGCCGTGACAGCTCTGAAAACGGGCACCACCAGTGCGGACGATGACAGCGGTGTTGTGGTCACTCAGCAGCCAAAGTTGCGCCAGGCTGCTGGACCAGACGAATCCGGATCGGATTTGCCACCTATTATATGGGTGATCGGCGGTCCGGGCAGCAACAAGGCCACACTCTGCCTCAAGGCTGTGGGACTAAATCCTGGCTGGGCTCACATCAG TGTCGGTCGTCTTTTGCGCAATATCACGGACTCTGCACCACGTGCCAATACGGAAAGCTTCGCCGTCAAGGAAGCCTTGGCCGCTGGGGATATGGCCCCAGAAAAGTCGCTGAATCAGCTGCTGGAAACCAATCTGCGCCAGTTACGGGATAGAACTGGAATTATCGTAGATGGTTATCCCAGAAACCTGCAGCAAGTCAAGTACTTTGAGAACAAG TATAAACAACGACCGCCTATTATCCTGCTGGATTGCTCAAAACTTCAGTTGGGCCGAGGACGTATAGATGATACGGTTTCCTCCTTTCGCCGTCGCTTGGAACTCTTTCGTGAGCAAACTCTGCCCATGCTCAAGATTCTGGATACCAGTAATCGTTTGCAGATT GTTGATGGAGACACGGATAGTCCATCAGTGCAGCGCGAATTCGAGCGTCTCATCCGGAATCACATCCAGCGTTTGTTGAACAAAACCGATGATATAGACGACTCAGCCAACTTGGGTAATCAAATGATGCGGAACGAGCAAACGGATGCCATTCTACACGATCTGGAGACCAATGTGCCAGGCGCCGTGCCCACAATTAGTCACCACGTGAGCATGATGAACGGTCATCTGAAAAATCGCGGAAGCGCCGTGGGGAGTGGAAAACCCCACGGTCAGATGATGAACGGACATGTTCCCGGCAGACCCGGAACCGGACCCGTTGGCCAACCTGCACCCGTCGATTTCCGGCACATGCTGGAGGAGGCCGAGCGATATCCGGTCGACtcatatatgtag
- the CG9541 gene encoding uncharacterized protein, isoform D, translating to MGICLDTDASAAQDTGEPGNDWNLTRNRNGQNAGDLEAAAAAGRLGSTNVGAIDMQNAGKIKFDPPKVPVIFVLGGPGSGKVTHCDTFMQERRGVTHINMMDLLQQYAMGNDMQDFSQLSSKTVTEVLMLEMKMAPAAKAYLISGYPRSMRDVVEYSEKIQVVNGVILISWRQSVLQKQIDYGAKLGHVVLSLAKMELENFFKNVMPVADYFDQSDMLLAVNGERAPTEVYKDFRTAVLDILSTLENQEAVMNGVTGMGRGIHDIPGSIVSVDTAPSQAQQGTQIAEDNDVTNASETAGTVLARDLAIERMDGGPNGAVTALKTGTTSADDDSGVVVTQQPKLRQAAGPDESGSDLPPIIWVIGGPGSNKATLCLKAVGLNPGWAHISVGRLLRNITDSAPRANTESFAVKEALAAGDMAPEKSLNQLLETNLRQLRDRTGIIVDGYPRNLQQVKYFENKYKQRPPIILLDCSKLQLGRGRIDDTVSSFRRRLELFREQTLPMLKILDTSNRLQIVDGDTDSPSVQREFERLIRNHIQRLLNKTDDIDDSANLGNQMMRNEQTDAILHDLETNVPGAVPTISHHVSMMNGHLKNRGSAVGSGKPHGQMMNGHVPGRPGTGPVGQPAPVDFRHMLEEAERYPVDSYM from the exons ATGGGTATTTGTTTAGACACAG aTGCCAGCGCGGCACAAGATACCGGCGAACCAGGCAACGATTGGAATCTTACACGGAAtcgaaatggccaaaatgctgGCGATTTGGAGGCCGCTGCGGCGGCAGGACGATTGGGTTCTACCAATGTCGGCGCTATCGATATGCAAAATGCTGGAAAAATCAAATTCGATCCGCCCAAAGTGCCAGTGATATTTGTTTTAGGCGGCCCCGGTAGTGGCAAGGTCACCCATTGCGATACCTTCATGCAGGAGCGACGCGGTGTAACGCACATCAATATGATGGATCTCCTCCAGCAATATGCAATGGGCAATG ACATGCAAGACTTTTCACAACTGTCGTCGAAAACAGTCACTGAGGTGCTGATgttggaaatgaaaatggctcCAGCTGCCAAAGCATACCTGATATCGGGATATCCACGCTCCATGCGCGACGTTGTCGAGTATTCTGAAAAG ATTCAAGTCGTGAATGGCGTGATTCTTATATCCTGGCGCCAATCGGTTCTACAAAAGCAAATCGATTATGGGGCCAAATTAGGTCATGTAGTACTCTCCTTAGCCAAAATGGAATTagaaaatttctttaaaaatgtgATGCCAGTCGCCGATTATTTCGATCAGAGCGACATGTTGTTGGCC GTAAATGGCGAACGTGCGCCCACAGAGGTATACAAAGACTTTCGCACCGCCGTCCTCGATATACTGAGCACCCTCGAGAACCAAGAGGCCGTTATGAATGGAGTTACAGGTATGGGCAGAGGGATACATGATATACCCGGCAGTATAGTTAGCGTAGACACCGCACCAAGTCAAGCCCAACAAGGGACTCAAATTGCAGAAGACAACGACGTTACCAATGCCTCGGAAACTGCGGGAACAGTTTTGGCCAGAGATTTGGCGATCGAACGGATGGATGGTGGGCCAAATGGAGCCGTGACAGCTCTGAAAACGGGCACCACCAGTGCGGACGATGACAGCGGTGTTGTGGTCACTCAGCAGCCAAAGTTGCGCCAGGCTGCTGGACCAGACGAATCCGGATCGGATTTGCCACCTATTATATGGGTGATCGGCGGTCCGGGCAGCAACAAGGCCACACTCTGCCTCAAGGCTGTGGGACTAAATCCTGGCTGGGCTCACATCAG TGTCGGTCGTCTTTTGCGCAATATCACGGACTCTGCACCACGTGCCAATACGGAAAGCTTCGCCGTCAAGGAAGCCTTGGCCGCTGGGGATATGGCCCCAGAAAAGTCGCTGAATCAGCTGCTGGAAACCAATCTGCGCCAGTTACGGGATAGAACTGGAATTATCGTAGATGGTTATCCCAGAAACCTGCAGCAAGTCAAGTACTTTGAGAACAAG TATAAACAACGACCGCCTATTATCCTGCTGGATTGCTCAAAACTTCAGTTGGGCCGAGGACGTATAGATGATACGGTTTCCTCCTTTCGCCGTCGCTTGGAACTCTTTCGTGAGCAAACTCTGCCCATGCTCAAGATTCTGGATACCAGTAATCGTTTGCAGATT GTTGATGGAGACACGGATAGTCCATCAGTGCAGCGCGAATTCGAGCGTCTCATCCGGAATCACATCCAGCGTTTGTTGAACAAAACCGATGATATAGACGACTCAGCCAACTTGGGTAATCAAATGATGCGGAACGAGCAAACGGATGCCATTCTACACGATCTGGAGACCAATGTGCCAGGCGCCGTGCCCACAATTAGTCACCACGTGAGCATGATGAACGGTCATCTGAAAAATCGCGGAAGCGCCGTGGGGAGTGGAAAACCCCACGGTCAGATGATGAACGGACATGTTCCCGGCAGACCCGGAACCGGACCCGTTGGCCAACCTGCACCCGTCGATTTCCGGCACATGCTGGAGGAGGCCGAGCGATATCCGGTCGACtcatatatgtag